One part of the Neisseria zalophi genome encodes these proteins:
- a CDS encoding OmpA family protein yields MFQYRKLLWVLLPLTAMGCVSHPKESWVDTQQAAYSTAVPENRSSVVIYRQAGAVEGPTVNIYVNGQYSGSLQPNAYRQETVCAQNQRFYAEFTKRDAGYRNKHQLGDYYNLPESAVSFFKVVDDGNGNPVLRAVSPEQAEQEMQGIPRQNHTLSRVVSSEKCAIVLKKYNLQASALFKFDRSDYDSVLPKGKQELANISNEIKQNPNLIRGIAVVGHADPAGTPKYNQKLSFDRAVTVKKVLEDTGLDKRLISAEGKGERELVVNNCRAQYPNNSKARIECDQPNRRVEVILHGEKQ; encoded by the coding sequence ATGTTTCAATATCGTAAATTATTGTGGGTGTTATTACCGCTTACTGCTATGGGCTGTGTTTCGCATCCTAAAGAAAGTTGGGTGGATACTCAACAGGCTGCATACAGCACTGCTGTACCGGAAAATCGTTCGTCCGTTGTAATTTACCGTCAGGCGGGTGCGGTTGAAGGGCCGACAGTTAATATTTATGTAAACGGCCAATATTCAGGTTCTCTGCAACCCAATGCATATCGTCAAGAAACAGTTTGCGCTCAGAACCAACGTTTTTATGCAGAGTTTACTAAACGAGATGCAGGGTATCGCAACAAGCATCAATTAGGTGATTATTATAACCTTCCGGAATCAGCCGTATCTTTCTTTAAAGTAGTAGATGACGGTAATGGCAATCCTGTATTGCGTGCTGTTTCTCCTGAACAGGCAGAGCAAGAAATGCAGGGAATTCCCCGTCAAAATCATACTCTTTCCCGTGTAGTTAGCTCAGAAAAATGCGCGATTGTGTTGAAAAAATACAATTTGCAGGCGTCAGCACTATTTAAATTCGACCGGTCAGACTATGACAGCGTGCTGCCTAAAGGTAAGCAAGAATTAGCAAATATTTCTAATGAGATCAAACAAAATCCTAATTTAATTCGCGGTATTGCCGTAGTAGGTCATGCAGACCCTGCTGGAACGCCGAAATACAATCAAAAACTTTCATTTGACCGTGCTGTAACTGTGAAAAAAGTACTTGAAGATACCGGGTTGGATAAACGGTTAATTAGTGCGGAAGGTAAAGGGGAGCGTGAGCTGGTTGTGAATAATTGCCGTGCTCAATATCCGAATAATAGCAAAGCACGTATTGAATGTGATCAGCCTAACCGTCGTGTGGAAGTGATTCTACATGGTGAAAAACAATAA
- the smc gene encoding chromosome segregation protein SMC: protein MRLTHIKLAGFKSFTDPTTIHVPGQLVAVIGPNGCGKSNVIDAVRWVLGEASAKQLRGESMQDVIFNGAATRRPAPRASVELVFDNSDHSLQGAWGQYGEVSIKRQLTRQGESTYYINNQVVRRRDITDLFLGTGVGARGYAVIEQGMISRIIEARPEELRAYIEEAAGVSKYKERRKETEGRLKDTREHLQRLADLQSELARQVEKLEKQAETAERYQTLSRQLTQQQDLLDYVQWQQSLTAADKATAQHQTFQQQQDETAAQIQTLTDRIHTLQATEQTQQQSVHNISNQRGVLREQIARLEEQIRHQQNLHQRIERDKAAAQAQLQRIHQEQQQIRAQQEETDFQIEEKQTELAELAMLVAEHEERLPELEEAQTTLNTAYQNQQDEHNRLKRELALKQQQLSHAQQTLQQQQTRQGRLKQESQALNLPDEHETAAAQEQAALLQSQQEHYEEQILIAEEQLNTQIEYFQTASQAQQQLQQQHITLQAQQQALAQLLAQDETAQTDFWQHTDAKHAPQLWQHIKAPADWQHALGVILAERLHARAVPESFTAPAPLPEGRAAWISDKLSGGLKKTLPAQALLNQIQAQAPFQTALHHWLDGVLCAPNLEFAIQHQNDLQGSQIWLTPEGHQIDRVSVVLYAQAAQENLIARKTRLDELTTELETLSPKLKVAEHDYTQAQNALNAAELHYKNLHQQQKQHSQQYQSAQNHAAELLARTNQGQIRREHIEHELLQLEEEQIILEQTSDGLRDDIATLIEAAAELEQQQQSIGGNRQAQQGRLKQAQLALLETNRQYGLVEVAVHKLQQQKQNFQHQLAQLEQQTLDWQERQSELALAYETEAQNSEQHAKLEHLTESVHTLDEQYAAMQEQLAATQEEGREQYARQQTLSAKLPQLQAATQTALLQQQEALLNAKRFHQNLTEREADLDALATLAAESGGLKSLNNDIGSLAQQIEALGAVNLAALQELEEARERDDYYRSQSEDVQAAIDLLEEAIDQIDSKTKARFKETFDAVNEKVQTFFPTLFGGGEAKLHMIGDDLLSAGVSIMARPPGKKNSTIHLLSGGEKALTAMSLVFALFSLNPAPFCLLDEVDAPLDDANTGRFCNLVKEMSAQTQFLYISHNRLTMEMAEQLIGVTMQEKGVSRIVAVDIQQALSMAEPA, encoded by the coding sequence ATGCGCCTTACCCACATCAAATTAGCCGGCTTTAAATCTTTTACCGACCCCACCACCATTCACGTGCCCGGGCAGCTGGTCGCCGTTATCGGCCCCAACGGCTGCGGGAAATCAAACGTTATCGATGCGGTACGTTGGGTTTTAGGTGAAGCTTCTGCCAAGCAGCTTCGTGGTGAAAGCATGCAGGATGTGATTTTTAACGGCGCAGCCACCCGCCGGCCTGCACCTCGGGCTTCGGTAGAACTGGTTTTTGATAACAGTGATCACAGCCTTCAGGGCGCATGGGGGCAATATGGCGAAGTCAGCATCAAACGCCAGCTCACGCGCCAGGGTGAATCGACTTACTACATCAACAATCAAGTGGTCCGCAGACGGGACATTACCGATTTATTTTTAGGAACAGGCGTAGGTGCAAGGGGTTATGCCGTTATCGAACAAGGCATGATTTCCAGAATTATCGAAGCACGCCCCGAAGAACTTCGCGCCTATATAGAAGAAGCCGCAGGTGTATCCAAATACAAAGAAAGGCGCAAAGAAACAGAAGGCCGTCTGAAAGATACGCGCGAACATCTGCAAAGGTTGGCAGACCTGCAAAGCGAACTGGCACGCCAAGTCGAAAAGCTCGAAAAACAGGCCGAAACCGCCGAGCGTTATCAAACACTCAGCCGCCAACTAACCCAACAGCAAGACCTGTTGGATTATGTGCAATGGCAGCAATCCCTAACCGCTGCCGATAAAGCAACCGCGCAACACCAAACTTTCCAACAACAACAAGACGAAACCGCCGCCCAAATCCAAACCCTAACCGACCGGATTCATACACTACAAGCTACCGAGCAAACCCAACAACAAAGCGTGCACAACATCAGCAACCAGCGCGGTGTTTTGCGCGAACAAATCGCCCGTTTGGAAGAACAAATCCGCCACCAACAAAACCTGCATCAGCGCATCGAACGCGACAAAGCCGCCGCACAGGCACAATTGCAACGTATTCACCAAGAACAACAGCAAATCCGTGCACAACAAGAAGAAACCGACTTTCAAATCGAAGAGAAGCAAACCGAACTGGCCGAACTGGCCATGCTGGTTGCCGAGCATGAAGAACGCCTGCCCGAATTAGAAGAAGCCCAAACCACCTTAAACACCGCCTATCAAAACCAACAAGACGAACATAACCGGCTCAAGCGCGAACTGGCTTTAAAACAGCAACAACTCAGCCATGCCCAACAAACCCTGCAACAACAGCAAACCCGACAAGGCCGTCTGAAACAAGAAAGCCAAGCCTTAAACCTACCTGACGAACACGAAACAGCGGCAGCCCAAGAACAGGCCGCCCTATTGCAAAGCCAACAAGAGCATTACGAAGAGCAAATCTTAATCGCCGAAGAACAACTCAATACCCAAATAGAATATTTTCAGACGGCCTCACAAGCACAACAGCAATTACAACAACAACACATTACCCTGCAAGCGCAGCAACAGGCACTGGCACAATTGCTCGCCCAAGACGAAACCGCCCAAACCGACTTTTGGCAACACACCGACGCCAAACATGCACCGCAACTATGGCAACATATTAAAGCACCGGCAGACTGGCAACACGCACTGGGCGTGATACTGGCCGAACGCTTGCACGCCCGCGCCGTACCCGAATCATTCACCGCCCCCGCCCCGCTACCCGAAGGACGTGCGGCATGGATAAGCGACAAACTCTCAGGCGGCCTGAAAAAAACCCTGCCTGCCCAAGCATTGCTAAATCAAATTCAAGCGCAAGCACCATTTCAGACGGCCTTGCATCATTGGTTGGACGGCGTTTTATGCGCCCCCAATCTTGAGTTTGCCATTCAACACCAAAACGACTTACAAGGCAGTCAAATCTGGCTAACCCCCGAAGGCCATCAAATCGACCGTGTCAGCGTTGTGTTATACGCCCAAGCCGCGCAAGAAAACCTCATCGCACGCAAAACACGCTTAGACGAACTCACAACCGAACTCGAAACCTTAAGCCCCAAACTCAAGGTAGCCGAGCATGACTACACTCAGGCACAAAATGCCTTAAACGCCGCCGAACTGCACTATAAAAACCTACATCAACAACAAAAACAACATAGCCAGCAATACCAATCCGCTCAAAACCACGCCGCCGAACTGCTTGCCCGCACCAATCAAGGGCAAATCCGCCGCGAACATATCGAGCACGAACTGCTACAACTCGAAGAAGAACAAATCATTCTCGAACAAACTTCAGACGGCCTCAGAGACGATATTGCCACGCTCATCGAAGCAGCCGCAGAGCTGGAACAACAGCAACAAAGTATCGGCGGCAACCGCCAAGCACAACAAGGCCGTCTGAAACAAGCTCAGCTCGCCTTGCTCGAAACCAACCGCCAATACGGCTTGGTAGAAGTGGCCGTGCACAAACTGCAGCAACAAAAACAAAACTTCCAACACCAGTTAGCCCAACTCGAACAACAAACACTCGACTGGCAGGAACGCCAATCCGAACTGGCGCTTGCGTATGAAACCGAAGCACAAAATAGCGAACAACACGCCAAACTCGAACACCTTACCGAATCTGTGCACACCCTAGACGAACAATACGCCGCCATGCAAGAGCAATTGGCGGCCACCCAAGAAGAAGGCCGCGAGCAATACGCCCGCCAGCAAACCCTATCGGCCAAACTGCCGCAATTACAAGCTGCAACACAAACCGCACTACTACAACAACAAGAAGCCTTATTAAACGCCAAACGCTTTCATCAAAACCTAACCGAACGCGAAGCCGATCTCGACGCACTGGCAACACTTGCCGCCGAATCGGGCGGATTAAAGTCGCTCAACAACGATATCGGCAGCCTGGCCCAACAAATCGAAGCCCTCGGCGCCGTTAACCTTGCCGCCTTACAAGAATTGGAAGAAGCACGCGAGCGCGACGATTATTACCGCAGCCAAAGCGAAGATGTGCAAGCCGCTATCGACCTACTCGAAGAAGCCATCGACCAAATCGACAGCAAAACCAAAGCCCGTTTCAAAGAAACGTTTGATGCCGTGAATGAAAAAGTACAAACCTTTTTCCCAACCCTGTTCGGCGGCGGCGAAGCCAAACTACATATGATCGGCGACGACTTACTCAGCGCCGGCGTATCCATTATGGCGCGCCCGCCCGGCAAGAAAAACAGCACTATCCATCTGTTAAGCGGCGGTGAAAAAGCCCTAACCGCCATGAGTTTGGTTTTTGCCCTATTCAGCCTCAATCCCGCCCCGTTCTGCCTCTTAGACGAAGTAGATGCACCGTTGGACGATGCCAATACCGGCCGTTTCTGCAACCTCGTGAAAGAAATGTCGGCACAAACCCAATTCCTCTATATTTCCCATAACCGACTAACTATGGAAATGGCCGAACAGCTTATCGGCGTTACCATGCAGGAAAAAGGGGTTTCCCGAATTGTTGCCGTTGATATCCAGCAGGCTTTAAGCATGGCCGAACCCGCTTAA